A genomic segment from Chitinophaga niabensis encodes:
- a CDS encoding alpha/beta hydrolase-fold protein, translating into MQKTLLTILLLISCTVLSAQELHFSRTIPSAYFGKDRELLISLPEGYHDSSNLKKRYQVAYVFDSQNDYFFRYAASLIQNLNFSGSFEPTIIVGIRSTNRRFEFTPKLLSDGPYKSWTKTGGADSLLPHLEAEVFPYIEKQFRTTPVRIGLGHSLGATFLTWCLTSGRRVFDAHIMISPNYEYDNEQLITRVKGATVSNNTFVYLARGKDDSYETRFAPGIEKAVPLYREKLELQYEVLDVNNHGNTYLTGFIHGLIAYHRSIYGKAENTIKRFTALSENYGYKLDADQINSIAYNYFMRPATWQEAVKIFDWGLKWYPENVNLYDSMSEAYENAGNKEEAIKYCLKGLQQLEAQKAKTGQTNEGQKKYIEGRLVKLKG; encoded by the coding sequence CTTTCCGCACAGGAATTACATTTTTCCCGGACCATTCCTTCTGCATATTTTGGGAAAGACCGGGAACTCCTGATCTCACTGCCGGAAGGCTATCATGATTCCAGCAATTTAAAAAAGCGATACCAGGTAGCTTATGTATTCGATTCACAGAATGATTATTTCTTCCGGTATGCCGCTTCGCTGATCCAGAACTTAAACTTCTCCGGCAGTTTTGAACCAACCATTATTGTGGGCATCCGTTCTACAAACAGGCGTTTTGAATTTACGCCTAAGTTACTTTCAGACGGGCCTTATAAAAGCTGGACGAAGACCGGAGGGGCAGACTCATTGCTGCCTCACCTGGAAGCAGAGGTTTTCCCTTATATCGAAAAACAATTCAGAACAACGCCCGTAAGGATAGGGCTGGGGCATTCCCTGGGCGCTACTTTCCTTACCTGGTGCCTGACGAGTGGCAGGAGGGTATTTGACGCGCATATCATGATCTCCCCGAATTATGAATACGATAATGAACAGCTGATAACGAGGGTGAAAGGCGCTACTGTTAGCAATAACACCTTCGTATATCTTGCCAGGGGTAAGGACGACAGTTATGAAACACGCTTTGCACCCGGTATCGAAAAAGCAGTTCCCTTATACCGTGAAAAACTGGAGCTGCAATATGAAGTACTGGATGTAAACAATCACGGGAATACTTATCTCACCGGGTTCATCCATGGGCTGATCGCTTACCATCGTTCTATCTACGGGAAAGCAGAAAATACGATCAAACGTTTTACCGCGCTCTCTGAAAACTATGGCTATAAACTGGATGCAGATCAGATCAATAGTATCGCCTATAACTATTTTATGCGGCCGGCCACCTGGCAGGAAGCAGTGAAGATCTTTGACTGGGGTTTAAAGTGGTATCCTGAAAATGTGAACCTCTATGATAGCATGAGTGAAGCCTATGAAAATGCAGGAAACAAAGAGGAGGCGATAAAGTATTGTCTTAAAGGGCTGCAGCAACTGGAAGCGCAAAAGGCAAAAACCGGTCAGACCAACGAAGGGCAGAAGAAGTATATAGAGGGAAGGCTGGTTAAACTGAAAGGTTAG
- a CDS encoding VOC family protein produces MGLLNFISPNFIVSNLQETVSFYVEKLGFEVWHLVPEEAPFFAMIGRENISIMMKEIGPDAAPIPNSSHHPWANWDAYINTSDPDQLYEEFRSRGVTFRQPLKVNDDGILGFEVTDTNGYVLFFGKPNLSV; encoded by the coding sequence ATGGGTCTGCTAAACTTCATATCACCCAATTTCATCGTTTCCAATTTACAGGAAACGGTATCATTTTATGTAGAGAAGCTGGGGTTTGAAGTATGGCACCTGGTGCCGGAAGAGGCGCCTTTTTTTGCTATGATAGGGCGTGAGAATATCTCTATTATGATGAAGGAGATAGGTCCTGATGCAGCACCTATCCCCAACTCAAGCCATCATCCATGGGCTAACTGGGATGCATATATTAATACCTCGGACCCGGATCAGTTATATGAAGAATTCCGTTCAAGAGGTGTAACATTCCGTCAGCCCCTTAAAGTGAACGATGATGGTATACTGGGTTTTGAAGTAACGGATACCAATGGGTACGTTTTATTTTTCGGAAAGCCTAACCTTTCAGTTTAA
- a CDS encoding RNA polymerase sigma factor, translating to MNDGHVIDGPDLYKRVAAGDESAFRDLFGIYAPRLLAMATRITGSAAVADDLVQDTFLKIWVARDQLTEVTQPGAWIRKICFFQAVNYVRRQNIHDKVMDTVGQEENYLGEMVAFRQLLDLVNKAVRQLPEKQQQIYRLSREQGLSINEIAEHMGLAISTVKNLLVMALKNIRTSLQKADYLPFLAILIEIFI from the coding sequence TTGAACGACGGACATGTTATAGATGGCCCCGACCTTTATAAGCGGGTTGCAGCTGGTGATGAATCTGCGTTCAGGGACCTTTTCGGGATCTATGCGCCACGCCTGCTTGCCATGGCCACACGTATTACAGGATCTGCGGCAGTGGCAGACGACCTGGTACAGGATACCTTTCTTAAAATATGGGTAGCACGCGACCAGCTGACCGAAGTTACACAACCCGGCGCCTGGATTAGAAAGATCTGCTTTTTCCAGGCAGTAAATTATGTCCGCCGCCAGAACATCCACGATAAGGTGATGGATACTGTGGGGCAGGAAGAAAACTACCTGGGGGAAATGGTAGCGTTCCGGCAACTGCTGGACCTTGTAAACAAAGCCGTGCGGCAATTACCTGAAAAGCAGCAACAGATCTATCGTTTAAGCCGTGAGCAAGGGCTTAGTATCAATGAAATCGCAGAACATATGGGGCTGGCCATCAGCACGGTGAAAAACCTGCTGGTAATGGCATTGAAAAACATCCGCACCTCCCTGCAAAAGGCTGATTATCTGCCATTCCTCGCCATTTTGATTGAGATATTCATCTGA
- a CDS encoding FecR family protein — MEQNDRLAYLLERLAAHTATREELDELTRLVDQDESGISMDAVESWLEENQPQPRPAFDRQHWMQVADQILRSDKLSGDPVIKPAPRVHYLHRWGWAAAVVVLFGLGAWLFSLDHQVKPDAIVAGNTPPDVEPGKNGAILTLADGSEMVLDSAGNGIITRQNGTAVALKSDGLQYTPGEHNTGEILYNTISTSKGRQFKVVLPDGSKVWLNAASTLKFPVTFEGKERGVELSGEAYFEVAKNAEQPFKLKVPGKIDIEVLGTVFNVNAYTNEKNSYTTLVEGSVRISHTGKTDSRIVLKPGEQLQAGDAGMALTQKANVDKAVAWKNGLFNFEGVGLREMMRQLERWYNLEVVYEGNVPDVVFFGEMSRTLKLSDVLSGLERSEVHFRLEEGHRLVVMP; from the coding sequence ATGGAACAAAACGACCGATTAGCATATTTACTGGAACGCCTGGCAGCACATACTGCCACCAGGGAAGAACTGGACGAGCTGACCCGCCTGGTTGACCAGGACGAATCCGGTATTTCCATGGATGCAGTGGAGAGCTGGCTGGAAGAAAACCAGCCGCAGCCCCGGCCTGCTTTCGACCGGCAGCATTGGATGCAGGTAGCGGACCAGATCCTGCGGTCGGATAAACTTTCCGGTGACCCGGTTATCAAACCGGCCCCCCGTGTACATTACCTGCACAGATGGGGATGGGCAGCCGCTGTGGTTGTATTATTTGGCCTCGGCGCCTGGCTTTTCAGCCTGGATCACCAGGTAAAGCCGGACGCCATTGTTGCCGGGAATACACCACCGGATGTGGAGCCCGGGAAGAACGGGGCCATCCTTACATTGGCCGATGGTTCTGAAATGGTGCTGGACAGTGCCGGTAATGGTATCATCACTCGTCAGAACGGAACCGCCGTGGCATTGAAAAGCGACGGATTACAGTATACGCCGGGAGAGCATAACACAGGAGAAATACTATATAATACGATCAGCACCTCCAAAGGACGGCAATTCAAAGTGGTACTGCCAGACGGCAGCAAAGTATGGCTTAACGCCGCGAGTACGCTAAAGTTCCCCGTTACTTTCGAAGGAAAGGAAAGGGGAGTGGAGCTATCCGGCGAAGCCTATTTTGAAGTGGCAAAAAATGCGGAGCAGCCCTTTAAATTAAAGGTGCCTGGAAAAATAGATATAGAAGTACTGGGTACAGTATTCAACGTAAATGCCTATACAAATGAAAAGAATAGCTATACCACACTGGTAGAAGGATCTGTAAGGATATCCCATACCGGCAAAACCGATAGCAGGATTGTATTAAAGCCAGGGGAGCAGCTTCAGGCGGGCGATGCAGGCATGGCATTAACGCAAAAAGCAAATGTAGATAAAGCCGTGGCCTGGAAGAACGGCCTGTTCAATTTCGAAGGGGTGGGCCTGAGAGAAATGATGCGCCAGCTGGAACGTTGGTACAACCTGGAAGTTGTATATGAAGGAAATGTACCGGATGTGGTGTTCTTTGGTGAGATGAGCAGAACCTTGAAGCTCTCTGATGTATTATCAGGCCTGGAACGTTCTGAAGTGCATTTCCGCCTGGAAGAAGGCCACCGGCTGGTAGTAATGCCTTGA
- a CDS encoding SusC/RagA family TonB-linked outer membrane protein translates to MRFTSVLLLAICLHVSANTFSQSVTFSGKAVPMEKVFATIKKQTGFVVWGKSDLLKQAGTVSASVQNMPLTSFLELILKDQPLNFKIADKTIMLYGKPGSTVITPVAEPVRGHVSDSTGVSLIGASVYVMGSNQSVVTDTEGNFTLHVNTGDKLRISFIGYRTKEIVVTAVMLRSGRIGNITLSLTSSVLTELNVTANTGYQTLPKERATGSFSVITEKTLGARMETSLMDRLEGTVPGLFMENGNVTIRGLSTLYGNQAPLYVVDGFPYEGDLNYINPADVVNVTVMKDAAAASIYGTRAANGVISITTRYGSSKKLTVNFSSTMFFTAKPDMGYMKYLSSAEMVDFQQEIFNTWHPSYNEAIKRQGKNQVLEALYNHEQGLLTQTELDNTLNNLRNADGAGQIKDLFMRDQIRQRHSFSASGGNDIHQYNIFMNYTGNKAYALRTGNEDINVGMRDKVKVFDWLDAEAGVSTNMRNGKFLRQGPERFLRNRMPYETLKTPDGSLTAFTMLKSPYEIARLKSLGLLDETFNPLTEMNNSDLSFTSNYFRLQGGFTIKILKGLTLDLKYQTERGTTYNKEYYNPNSYYAREMINDATQYYRPDSIVKNVPDGGQIFETRGSSKSYTARAQLNFDRQVHNEHHISALAGVERRAVSQSYTSVFKMGYSDNNLQYTPVNEIALGNLKGTESLDNTFSLRFNNYNYFNYGEDRYISAYGNVGYTYKGKYNLTGSVRVDNSNLFGTDPRYRYLPLWSVGASWRISEEDFIKDISWLDNLGVRATYGLGGNVARTVGPYLQATSTFFSEANAPATSILYPPNKSLRWEKTATTNIGVDFSVLNNRISGSVDYYIRQSSDLLGEKAVDPTNAFPVALINYGSLNNKGIELALNTVNVSKKNFSWGTTLVLSLNKNKMTEINTRDLNIYGLTGGYGVNRIGYPMDAVFSFRSAGLDPANGSMMVYDADGKVVKNYDQTGAIVANMTDINGLVYSGTLRPKYTAGLTNTFTYHQFTLNIMLIGNGGHVIRDVVPSAGSNFPAMNTDRRVLNYWRKPGDEKIPGMLPAPDLKGTGANYYTLIWYASDQNVLKADYIKVRDISLAYNLTPALARFKKFSAVKLTLQVQNPFHWYANSAGIDPEAYEFASQYANRTLPVMATYMAGIDITF, encoded by the coding sequence ATGAGATTTACCAGTGTTCTCCTTCTCGCCATTTGTTTACATGTATCAGCTAACACCTTTTCGCAATCCGTTACTTTTTCCGGTAAGGCCGTTCCCATGGAAAAAGTCTTTGCTACCATTAAAAAGCAAACGGGTTTTGTTGTATGGGGAAAATCGGATCTCCTGAAACAGGCGGGTACAGTATCCGCATCTGTACAAAATATGCCGCTGACCAGTTTCCTGGAACTGATCCTGAAAGATCAGCCGCTTAATTTTAAAATAGCAGATAAAACCATTATGCTGTACGGCAAACCTGGCAGTACAGTAATAACGCCCGTAGCAGAACCCGTAAGAGGACATGTGTCTGACAGTACAGGTGTTTCCCTGATCGGCGCTTCGGTTTATGTGATGGGTAGCAATCAGTCTGTAGTAACAGATACGGAAGGGAACTTTACCCTGCATGTAAATACAGGAGATAAACTTCGCATCAGCTTTATAGGATATAGAACAAAAGAAATAGTGGTGACGGCTGTTATGCTCAGAAGCGGCCGTATCGGTAACATTACCTTGTCTCTTACCTCTTCTGTCTTAACAGAACTCAACGTTACTGCTAATACGGGATATCAGACCCTGCCAAAGGAAAGAGCTACCGGATCATTCAGCGTGATCACGGAAAAAACACTTGGCGCCAGGATGGAAACCAGCCTCATGGATCGCCTGGAGGGTACAGTGCCCGGTCTCTTTATGGAGAATGGAAATGTTACTATCCGTGGGCTTTCTACACTTTATGGGAACCAGGCCCCCTTGTATGTAGTGGATGGCTTCCCTTACGAAGGAGACCTGAACTATATTAACCCGGCGGATGTGGTGAATGTAACGGTGATGAAAGATGCAGCGGCAGCTTCCATCTATGGTACAAGGGCCGCCAATGGTGTGATCTCTATTACCACTCGTTATGGCAGCAGCAAGAAACTGACAGTGAACTTCAGCAGCACCATGTTCTTCACTGCCAAACCTGATATGGGTTATATGAAGTATCTCAGTTCAGCGGAAATGGTGGATTTCCAGCAGGAAATTTTCAATACCTGGCACCCCTCATACAATGAAGCCATCAAACGGCAGGGTAAGAACCAGGTATTGGAAGCACTTTATAATCATGAGCAGGGCCTGCTCACGCAAACGGAGCTGGACAATACGCTTAATAATCTAAGGAATGCAGACGGAGCCGGTCAAATTAAAGACCTGTTCATGCGTGATCAGATCAGGCAGCGTCACAGCTTTTCCGCCAGTGGCGGTAACGACATCCATCAGTATAACATCTTCATGAACTATACCGGCAACAAAGCGTATGCTTTACGCACCGGCAATGAAGATATCAATGTGGGCATGAGGGATAAAGTGAAAGTGTTTGACTGGCTGGATGCCGAAGCAGGTGTGAGTACAAATATGCGTAACGGTAAATTCCTCCGCCAGGGTCCGGAAAGATTTCTCAGGAATAGAATGCCATATGAAACACTTAAAACCCCCGATGGCAGTCTTACTGCATTCACCATGCTAAAATCTCCTTATGAGATAGCGCGCTTAAAGAGCCTTGGCCTGCTGGATGAAACATTTAATCCCCTGACAGAAATGAATAATTCTGATCTTTCCTTCACCTCGAATTATTTCAGGCTGCAGGGAGGTTTCACCATTAAAATACTCAAGGGCCTTACGCTGGACCTGAAATACCAGACAGAACGGGGTACTACCTACAATAAAGAATATTACAATCCGAATTCCTACTATGCCAGGGAAATGATCAACGACGCTACACAGTATTATCGTCCTGATTCAATTGTGAAAAATGTACCGGATGGCGGACAGATCTTCGAAACAAGGGGTAGCTCTAAATCCTATACAGCCCGTGCACAGCTTAATTTTGACAGACAGGTCCATAATGAACATCATATCTCTGCACTAGCTGGTGTGGAACGCAGGGCAGTATCGCAATCGTATACTTCCGTATTTAAAATGGGATACAGCGATAATAACCTTCAATATACGCCGGTAAATGAAATAGCCCTCGGTAATCTGAAAGGAACGGAATCGCTGGACAATACTTTCTCCCTGAGATTTAATAACTATAACTATTTCAATTATGGAGAGGACCGCTATATTTCAGCTTATGGCAATGTGGGCTATACCTATAAGGGAAAGTATAATCTTACCGGAAGTGTACGTGTAGATAACTCTAATCTCTTTGGTACCGATCCCCGTTACAGGTATCTGCCTTTGTGGTCAGTTGGTGCCAGCTGGAGAATATCCGAAGAAGATTTCATAAAAGACATTAGCTGGTTGGATAACCTGGGTGTGCGTGCTACTTACGGGCTTGGCGGAAACGTGGCCAGAACAGTAGGGCCATACCTGCAGGCAACTTCTACTTTCTTCTCAGAAGCCAATGCACCTGCTACCAGCATCCTTTATCCACCTAATAAATCATTGAGATGGGAGAAAACAGCTACTACCAATATCGGTGTGGACTTTTCGGTGCTGAACAACAGGATCTCCGGATCGGTTGATTACTATATCCGCCAGTCCAGCGACCTGCTGGGAGAAAAAGCTGTTGACCCTACCAATGCATTTCCTGTTGCATTGATCAATTACGGCAGCTTGAATAACAAAGGGATTGAGCTGGCACTTAACACAGTAAACGTTAGCAAGAAAAATTTCTCCTGGGGTACTACGCTGGTGTTAAGTCTCAATAAGAACAAGATGACGGAGATAAATACCAGGGACCTGAATATTTATGGTCTTACAGGCGGTTATGGAGTAAACCGCATAGGTTATCCTATGGATGCAGTATTCAGTTTCAGGTCCGCGGGGCTTGATCCTGCCAACGGTTCCATGATGGTATATGATGCAGATGGCAAAGTAGTAAAGAACTATGATCAGACTGGTGCCATCGTAGCTAACATGACAGATATTAACGGCCTCGTATATAGCGGTACGCTGCGCCCAAAATATACAGCAGGGTTAACCAACACCTTTACCTACCACCAGTTCACATTGAATATTATGCTTATTGGCAACGGTGGCCACGTGATAAGGGATGTGGTACCGTCTGCAGGTTCTAACTTCCCTGCCATGAATACAGATAGGAGAGTGCTGAATTACTGGCGTAAACCGGGAGATGAAAAGATCCCCGGTATGTTACCGGCACCTGATCTGAAAGGCACCGGAGCCAACTATTATACCCTCATATGGTACGCATCAGATCAGAATGTGCTCAAGGCAGATTATATCAAAGTAAGGGATATTTCCCTGGCCTATAATTTAACACCTGCACTGGCCCGTTTTAAAAAGTTCTCAGCAGTTAAATTAACGTTGCAGGTACAAAATCCTTTCCACTGGTATGCCAACTCAGCCGGCATTGATCCGGAAGCTTATGAATTTGCCAGCCAATACGCCAACAGAACTTTACCGGTGATGGCTACTTACATGGCAGGAATTGATATCACTTTCTAA
- a CDS encoding RagB/SusD family nutrient uptake outer membrane protein: MKKLHLYIITSALILSGCTKFLDIKPKDKFIPITVTDFENMLNSGTIVNFGDQYWDLLSDDAFLPEGEPGNLYTKQQLWGRKIYTFNTSPYEQGANDYLWSEGYKRIFYFNTIINNIMDATEGSEATKKSVRAEAYLGRAMEHLQLVNVYAHHYDAATAATQPGVPIALIADINAKFARNTVKEVYEQVLNDANAAIADLPVKNKLTKFRASKAGGYALLARVYLFMGDYTNARKNADLALSLQSELVNMNGYKITKPGPFPNVPGAPVGWTDIPDGQLNKETIVARHFLRPFGLGQDVCASPELTALFSDNDKRWTLYYANGWPPAPPFNYMTRYQVKIYLRGDFYSNFLNVPELYLIRAECLARENNMTDALADINKLRSNRIVPAAYVAYAPADFGNDAERVLRFVLEERRRELAFTGMRVIDLKRLNKETRFQKTIKHTAEGRVYELLPGSNNYLRQLWPNATVFNPDWPLNP, translated from the coding sequence ATGAAAAAATTACATTTATATATTATCACCAGCGCACTGATATTATCCGGTTGCACAAAGTTCCTGGATATTAAGCCAAAAGATAAATTCATCCCTATTACTGTAACGGACTTTGAGAATATGCTCAATTCCGGCACTATTGTGAACTTTGGCGACCAATACTGGGACCTCCTGTCGGACGACGCATTCCTGCCTGAAGGTGAACCAGGCAACCTGTATACCAAGCAGCAATTATGGGGCAGGAAGATCTATACCTTCAATACCTCTCCTTACGAACAGGGTGCCAATGACTATTTATGGAGTGAAGGGTATAAAAGGATCTTCTATTTCAATACTATCATCAACAATATCATGGACGCAACGGAAGGATCAGAAGCCACTAAGAAAAGCGTTCGTGCGGAAGCCTACCTGGGGCGTGCTATGGAACATCTGCAGCTGGTGAATGTATATGCACACCATTATGATGCTGCTACCGCTGCCACACAACCAGGCGTACCCATTGCACTGATTGCGGATATCAATGCAAAGTTTGCCAGGAATACCGTAAAAGAAGTATATGAGCAGGTCCTGAACGATGCCAATGCTGCGATCGCTGATCTGCCGGTAAAAAATAAGCTCACGAAGTTCAGGGCAAGTAAAGCAGGCGGGTATGCGTTGCTGGCCAGGGTGTATCTCTTTATGGGAGACTATACCAATGCCCGTAAAAATGCAGACCTCGCGCTTTCCCTGCAAAGTGAACTGGTTAACATGAATGGGTATAAGATCACTAAACCGGGCCCTTTCCCCAATGTACCGGGAGCCCCGGTAGGCTGGACGGATATCCCTGACGGCCAGCTCAATAAAGAAACCATTGTGGCCAGGCATTTCCTCCGGCCCTTCGGACTCGGACAGGATGTTTGTGCTTCACCGGAACTGACAGCCCTCTTTTCAGATAATGATAAACGCTGGACCCTGTATTATGCCAACGGATGGCCTCCTGCGCCCCCGTTCAATTATATGACCAGGTACCAGGTGAAGATCTACCTGCGTGGAGATTTTTACAGCAACTTCCTGAACGTGCCTGAATTGTACCTGATCCGTGCAGAATGCCTGGCCCGGGAAAATAACATGACGGATGCCCTTGCAGATATCAACAAGTTGAGATCGAACAGGATTGTACCTGCTGCCTATGTAGCATATGCCCCGGCAGATTTTGGTAACGATGCTGAAAGAGTGCTGCGTTTTGTACTGGAAGAAAGAAGAAGGGAACTGGCATTCACCGGTATGCGTGTAATAGATCTGAAACGCCTGAACAAAGAAACCCGTTTCCAGAAAACAATAAAACATACCGCCGAAGGCCGCGTGTATGAATTACTGCCTGGCAGCAATAATTATCTGCGCCAGTTGTGGCCCAATGCCACGGTGTTTAATCCGGACTGGCCACTGAATCCATAA
- a CDS encoding ABC transporter ATP-binding protein, whose protein sequence is MQDNIVRIEDLSHRYSKDWAVKDVSFEINKKGILGLLGSNGAGKSTTMNILCGVLSQTQGKVLIEGIDMRANPEEAKKRIGFLPQNAPLYLEQTVDEYLTFCAHLRLIDKRKVKEAVDTVKEKCGVAHFSNRLISNLSGGYRQRVGIAQALIHKPMLVVLDEPTNGLDPNQILEVRNLIKEIAADRAVIFSSHILSEIQATCQDIIMIEDGKIVFKDTMDAFNNYIEPDSLIATLGNPPAETELRAINGIKDVEFLTEKTIRVRFEPAADIAENIVELSVLRKWRLKEITLEKSSLDAIFAQLSNKKSKPAIQ, encoded by the coding sequence ATGCAAGACAACATCGTTAGAATTGAAGACCTGTCGCACCGCTACAGCAAAGACTGGGCGGTGAAAGATGTGAGCTTCGAGATCAATAAAAAAGGTATCCTGGGATTGCTGGGTTCCAATGGTGCAGGCAAGTCTACCACCATGAACATCCTTTGCGGGGTACTAAGTCAAACCCAGGGCAAGGTGCTGATCGAAGGCATTGATATGAGGGCCAACCCTGAAGAAGCCAAGAAAAGGATCGGCTTCCTGCCACAGAACGCACCACTTTATCTTGAACAAACGGTTGATGAATATCTCACTTTTTGTGCGCATCTCCGGCTGATAGATAAACGTAAGGTAAAAGAAGCCGTGGATACGGTGAAAGAAAAATGTGGCGTAGCACATTTCAGTAACAGGCTTATCAGTAATCTTTCCGGCGGTTACCGCCAGCGGGTAGGGATTGCGCAGGCACTCATTCATAAGCCCATGCTGGTAGTACTGGACGAACCCACCAATGGGCTTGATCCCAACCAGATCCTGGAAGTACGGAACCTGATCAAAGAAATAGCAGCCGATCGTGCCGTGATCTTTTCCTCGCATATCCTTTCTGAAATACAGGCTACCTGCCAGGATATCATTATGATCGAAGATGGTAAGATTGTGTTCAAAGACACCATGGATGCTTTCAACAATTACATTGAACCGGACAGCCTCATCGCTACCCTGGGAAACCCACCGGCAGAAACAGAATTAAGGGCTATCAATGGTATCAAAGACGTGGAATTCTTAACAGAGAAAACAATCCGCGTAAGATTTGAACCCGCAGCTGATATCGCTGAAAACATCGTGGAACTGAGTGTGCTCAGGAAGTGGCGCTTAAAGGAGATCACACTGGAGAAAAGCTCACTCGACGCCATTTTTGCACAGTTATCCAATAAAAAATCTAAACCTGCCATACAGTGA